The Neodiprion lecontei isolate iyNeoLeco1 chromosome 6, iyNeoLeco1.1, whole genome shotgun sequence sequence TCTGCGACACGCCGATCTCGTTCTTCCGGTCATCGGCTCCCACGATAACGGACAAGTTCTCAGCCGAAGCGGCCCTGTTGTCTGTAAGCCTGTCGACGCTGCCTCCGACGCTGAGGAAGAGCCTGGCCAGGAGGTGGCGGGTCCCAAGGCTGCCCCCTGCGCCCCGTTGATTCGCGTTCCGGACGTCCCTCGATCCGCCACTCGTACGATTCGACTTGCCGAATAACTTTTCCCCCAGTCGGACTTCCGCCTCACCCAGGGCGAAGGCTTCCCTCAGAGTCCCGTGGACCTTGTCGGCCAAGAGGCATCTGCCCTGGCCCAGCCGGACTCGGCAAACCGGGCACCGATCGGTCCGCGATCTGCAACTCACGCAGAGGATGTGCCCGTGGACGCATTGGGATACCGGGGAAGCGGCGCTCTCGAGGCAAATCGGACACTCGAGAGCTCGGACGACGCCCGAAACAGCATTGGCTAGTTTTCGGGCAACCTCGGGAAGTGGGCCCTGAAGGGCGACGCCGTTTCCAAGTCCGTCATCGGCCGCCTCTTCGACGCTGCAGTCCACGTCGGTGCTCCGCCATATCTCGAGGTCGACGGCCTGCTTCGTACGGTTTTGAATCAAGGTGGCTATATCCTTGACGCGGAGTCCCACCACGTCCTGCCCGCAAACTTCGAGCAAACAGTCACCGGCCCTGCGGATTGCAAACGAGAGGAGAACTTTTTTGAATAACTTCTGAAAATTGTTCTAACGTCAGCCCGCACGGTCGTGCGTCATTTGACGTATATCCGTAACTTGTGGGTACTGTTCAGATTGTCCGCGGTCACGCTGTCATGCGAGGGTGTATAATATGCGTATTATTCAGACTGCTAACACGTCAACGGTGTAGTAACCGGCGTATTTCTACCGACGGTGTAACGTCTACGAGGAAATGTAGAACGATTTGCGGTTGCAGACCCGCCGGCAATATAGGGATAAAGTGGCatatttcatattcaatttcaaatccaAGATCCCCACTACCCGGCTTCCTTGTTCCGTCTCAATCGGGCATAATAAAGTATAAATAGAACGAGGAAGATTTACTCACCGCAGGCCGGCGATATGTGCAATGCTGTCTGGCTCCACGAAACCTACCCACGGATAAGGATCCCACTTTGACCTTGTGAGGTGAAATCCGCAGGACTTCCTCTCCTTTTCCTTGTCAAAAATGTTGGGGAGGATTACCCGCTCTCTCGGCGAATAGTTGGCGAAAACCTCGTTGTTTCGAGGAGTCGGTGCTGCGGTCATGATTATTTTCACGCCAGCAGCTTCCGTTAAAAATTCCGATCTCGAAAAACTCCTCTGCATCAGCAACATTACGAAACGTCCAGATAAGCGATGGATTAGAAAAACACTTTACGCAGCCTCGCGCATGCGATGCAAATTTATGTCCCCTCAACAGTTTCTGTCATAACGACTTCTGAATAAAACTCTGATTAGATACACGAGGAGAGGCGCACTACTGACCGATTCCGGTTGTGCGTGAAACTCCCGCGTCAGTTAATgtgataattaaatttacattACCTTCGTCGAGTTTGGTAAATAACTAATTTCATACTCTCATCGCTGGGATTACTATCGATTTTCGTAGGACCCATAACGCAAGTACGACGCGGAACTGCCGTTGACATTAATCGAAGGGACGCCAACACATCGCTAATATCACTTACCTATGAAGGATGCGTCTGCGTTGAGGATCTGATGAGGAACTTCCAAGCACACCCGTGTCAAATGTGAACAGATCAGAAGAAGCAGCTCTGTTAGACGCAGACCGTCTGCATCTACAAAGTTAGTACGCGGTCCGCGACTCATGTAGGTAAAAGTCAGATCGGTTGATCACCTTCACCTACATACTTGCAAGAGATCCAACTTACCTCGACcttagtttttaattagagGTCACGCGTGCTTTTCCGTTCGATGGATTTTCGCGAAAGCGTTCTTCGTCCCCGGGAAAGGTGGACTTGAttcttgtataaaaataatacaaatatagGTACATTTACGAATTTGTAGACTTTCATCATGAATTTGACCACCTGTTTAAACTCTGCAATGCTGAACGTGAGGACTTTTCGTTCGATGCATCTCACCAAGCTCTGTAATGTATGAACTTCGTCTGCAATTACCAATATACTAGCGACATGTAGACCAGCGTTCGTCCGGGTGGGGGTGGAAAACTAGAATGGCGGATTGATAGAAGGGccgaaatatcgaattttcaaagacgtgaaaatttatttcgcagAGCTGTTGAAATTTAGAAAACTCAAGTATAGGAAATTGATGTTATAGAAGGTCAAAATACAGAAAGTTCAAACACAGAGCGTCAAAATCCAGAATCTGTAAACGATTTCATATTACCGAGACAAATTCCGACGATACTTCAGCATTTTACAATCCGACCTTTTTATTGTTCTAATCTTCCACATTTCGGCATGCCAggtttttaaattctataaattAAGTTTTCGcttcttcaaaaattcaatattatcgTCCATCTAGTTTTTGATCTTTCCTATATTTTAATCCCCTCCCGTTCATACCCATGGCAATACCTGACTCATTATACAGTGTGATCGTTGAAATGCTACGACGATACACCTTTATCCTTGTAAAAAGAAAGCCGGATCGCGGCGCAGACGAGAGTTGTACTTGATTAAGAAACGCCTTCTCGCAAAACGTTTACTCTAAATCGGAGAAAAATCTGTCGAGTTTTAGACTCTACGTTACAAGCGGATGGAAGAATGGGATTTAGAAAAGAAACGAGTTATAAATATACTCTacattcgaaatttgaaagagCAATGATCTTCCTCAAAGTTTTCCTACAATCTCAAACTTTCCTGGTACGCAAGAATCTTCCTCGGTATTGCTGGTATATCTGGTGGATATGTAATGACTTTCGAAC is a genomic window containing:
- the LOC107225287 gene encoding uncharacterized protein LOC107225287 yields the protein MTAAPTPRNNEVFANYSPRERVILPNIFDKEKERKSCGFHLTRSKWDPYPWVGFVEPDSIAHIAGLRAGDCLLEVCGQDVVGLRVKDIATLIQNRTKQAVDLEIWRSTDVDCSVEEAADDGLGNGVALQGPLPEVARKLANAVSGVVRALECPICLESAASPVSQCVHGHILCVSCRSRTDRCPVCRVRLGQGRCLLADKVHGTLREAFALGEAEVRLGEKLFGKSNRTSGGSRDVRNANQRGAGGSLGTRHLLARLFLSVGGSVDRLTDNRAASAENLSVIVGADDRKNEIGVSQRPAAKRLGELTSGDRAKSASTGELASATAVRALKNQPPEFPSCSNPDVTNERVTRRSGSLLSVPQTPTWGGSTESISNTFVRCPLAQSNACTELLTPGFLLEHLGTAHRGPQVHFYAGTATVSLPTPLGPNAIYVLHHGGEIFFFKCDEEAAWIVTAVGGARRWDWSLRGWGTDGTEVKLRRSVATLEEDFHPLTAQQIAPLPKALDIRTVEIQLTESRSEEVARM